From one Aptenodytes patagonicus chromosome 16, bAptPat1.pri.cur, whole genome shotgun sequence genomic stretch:
- the JPT1 gene encoding jupiter microtubule associated homolog 1, giving the protein MTTTTTFSGMDPSGRNSSRVLRPPGGGSNFSLGFDEPKEQPMRRNKMASSIFGTPEENPPSWAKSSGTKPGEIREDCESSGPQRRNSTDANCGDFVDPKGGDGGGETSENTEADVEAAPGQNEEKSLPAAPVPSPVAPAPSRRNPPGGKSSLVLG; this is encoded by the exons ATGACCACCACGACCACCTTTTCGGGCATGGACCCCAGTGGCAGGAACAGCTCCAG AGTGCTGCGTCCTCCTGGTGGTGGGTCCAACTTTTCCTTGGGTTTTGACGAACCAAAAGAACAACCCATGCGAAGGAACAAAATGGCATCCAGCATCTTCGGAACTCCTGAAGAAAACCCACCTTCCTGGGCTAAATCATCAG GGACTAAGCCAGGTGAAATCAGAGAAGACTGTGAATCATCTGGACCACAAAGAAGAAACTCAACTGATGCAAACTGTGGAGACTTTGTAGATCCCAAG GGAGGAGATGGTGGTGGCGAAACTTCTG AAAACACTGAGGCTGATGTAGAAGCTGCCCCAGGTCAGAATGAAGAGAAATCCCTGCCTGCTGCACCTGTTCCTAGCCCAGTAGCACCAGCACCGTCCAGGAGAAATCCACCCGGTGGCAAGTCCAGCCTAGTCCTCGGTTAA